The Daucus carota subsp. sativus chromosome 9, DH1 v3.0, whole genome shotgun sequence genome window below encodes:
- the LOC108203083 gene encoding 3-ketoacyl-CoA synthase 11, whose amino-acid sequence MKKIEKMKIEKKPNPSPQTVEISFEKSKYALPNFLLSIKLKYVKLGYHHLISHAMYLLLLPLLAIFSVHLSAFSSQDFAQIWQALKFNLVTVIICSSLIVFLLTLYYMRRPQKVYLVDFSCYKPEDARMCTKEFFIEKSEESGIFSEDNLAFQKKILERSGLGQKTYFPEAVMHSPPRINMAEARKEAEMVMFGAIDELLAKTGVKPKDIGVLIVNCSLFCPTPSLSAMVVNHYKLRGNVLSYNLGGMGCSAGLISIDLAKQLLQVQPNSYALVVSMENITLNWYFGNNRSMLVSNCLFRVGGAAILLSNRSSDRRRSKYQLIHTVRTHKGADDRCYNCVFQEEDEEKKVGVALSKDLMAVAGEALKTNITTLGPLVLPMSEQLLFFVTLVARKVFKMNIKPYIPDFKLAFEHFCIHAGGRAVLDELEKNLELKEWHMEPSRMTLYRFGNTSSSSLWYELAYSEAKGRIRKGDRTWQIAFGSGFKCNSAVWRAMRTIDPAKEKNPWMDEIHEFPVDVPRVAHLGSS is encoded by the exons ATCGTTCGAAAAAAGCAAATACGCCCTCCCGAATTTTCTCCTATCCATTAAACTCAAATATGTAAAACTCGGTTACCACCACTTGATTTCTCATGCTATGTACTTGTTGCTCCTCCCTTTACTAGCCATTTTCTCCGTTCATCTTTCGGCATTTAGTTCTCAAGATTTTGCGCAAATATGGCAAGCCCTCAAGTTCAATCTTGTCACGGTCATTATTTGCTCTTCCCTCATTGTATTTTTACTCACACTTTACTACATGAGGCGTCCGCAGAAGGTCTACTTGGTGGACTTCTCGTGTTACAAGCCCGAAGATGCACGTATGTGTACGAAAGAATTTTTCATTGAGAAGTCGGAAGAGAGTGGGATTTTTAGTGAGGACAATTTGGCATTTCAGAAGAAGATACTGGAGCGATCAGGGCTAGGCCAGAAGACGTATTTCCCCGAGGCTGTGATGCATTCTCCCCCGAGGATTAACATGGCTGAGGCTAGAAAAGAGGCGGAGATGGTCATGTTTGGAGCCATTGATGAGCTTTTGGCCAAAACCGGTGTGAAGCCTAAGGATATTGGGGTGCTGATAGTGAATTGTAGCTTGTTCTGTCCTACACCATCTCTTTCGGCTATGGTTGTGAATCATTACAAGCTGAGGGGCAACGTTTTGAGCTATAATCTCGGTGGCATGGGCTGCAGTGCTGGCCTCATTTCAATTGACCTAGCCAAACAGCTGCTTCAG GTGCAACCAAATTCCTATGCTCTAGTGGTGAGCATGGAGAACATAACATTGAACTGGTACTTTGGCAACAATAGATCAATGTTGGTATCCAACTGTCTTTTCCGCGTTGGTGGAGCTGCAATTCTCCTGTCCAATCGTTCATCTGATCGTCGTCGTTCAAAGTATCAGCTCATCCACACTGTGCGTACCCACAAAGGCGCGGATGATAGGTGTTACAATTGTGTTTTTCAAGAGGAAGACGAGGAGAAGAAGGTTGGAGTCGCGCTGTCCAAGGACCTGATGGCTGTAGCAGGGGAGGCcttaaaaacaaatatcacGACTCTCGGGCCATTAGTCCTTCCCATGTCTGAACAATTGCTATTTTTTGTTACATTAGTCGCGAGGAAAGTTTTTAAGATGAACATCAAGCCCTACATTCCTGATTTCAAGCTCGCGTTTGAGCATTTCTGCATTCATGCTGGAGGGAGGGCCGTGTTAGACGAGTTGGAGAAAAATCTGGAGCTTAAAGAATGGCATATGGAGCCTTCAAGGATGACTCTTTACAGATTCGGAAACACTTCCAGTAGCTCACTGTGGTATGAATTGGCTTATTCCGAGGCCAAGGGGAGGATCCGAAAGGGCGATCGGACTTGGCAGATTGCATTCGGGTCAGGATTCAAATGTAACAGTGCAGTTTGGCGTGCAATGAGGACCATTGATCCTGCTAAGGAGAAGAATCCTTGGATGGATGAGATTCACGAATTTCCGGTAGATGTGCCAAGGGTTGCACATCTTGGTTCTTCATAG